In one Candidatus Planktophila vernalis genomic region, the following are encoded:
- a CDS encoding WhiB family transcriptional regulator — protein MSVLFSELLVPGWADEKIGLDAVTGTYSDGSSFNLPCHTADPELFFSEADLAIAEAKSLCGGCPVRAQCLEGAISRAEPAGVWGGELFEDGRVIAKKRKAGRPSLSEVAAREEEAA, from the coding sequence ATGAGCGTTCTCTTCAGTGAACTACTAGTACCAGGCTGGGCAGATGAAAAGATTGGTTTAGATGCAGTAACGGGCACCTATTCCGATGGTTCATCATTTAATTTGCCATGCCATACAGCAGATCCAGAACTCTTCTTCTCTGAAGCAGATCTTGCTATCGCAGAAGCCAAGTCCCTCTGCGGTGGATGTCCTGTGCGCGCACAATGTCTTGAAGGTGCGATATCACGTGCAGAACCTGCGGGTGTATGGGGCGGAGAACTATTTGAAGATGGTCGAGTGATTGCCAAGAAGCGCAAAGCTGGACGACCATCACTGAGCGAAGTTGCTGCACGTGAGGAAGAAGCTGCTTAA